The DNA region AGAaccagtagaagaagaagaagaaacacttCCAACATCTTTCCACTTGAACCTTCTGAGAACACGAACCTCCAAAGATATTCCATTGCCACCAACATCATTGTTCTTATTCCCTTTGCATACTCCATTATCACCAACACCATTGTTGTTATCTCTCTTGAGAAGCCTCTCATAATACTCCTTGTTCCTCTTCTCCAATCCATGAATCTGAGCCTGAAGATCCTCAATCTTCCTATGCAGCATAAACACTCTATGATCCTCCCTCATCTTGAGCACACATTTCGCCAATTCCCCTGCCTTGCGCTTCACGAAAGCCGATTCGGACACAAGTTCCTTGTTCTCCTCCACCAATGTGTTCACCCTATAACTCAAACTAGCATTCTCATTCAACAAAACAAGCCTCTCAGACTCCAAAACCTCAAGTAGACTCTTCTGAAGCTCGTTCTTCCGCGATGATTCGCAGTACTTCCTCTCCATTGCACCAACCTCATGAACCATCACATCACACTCCACATTCTTCATCACAAGCTCAGCAACAATGACATCAAGATCAAGAATTGGACTCATGCTTGAATTCACATGCTTCAACTTCACCACATTGGATTGTGGTTGGTACGAGATCGCGCTTTCGGTATCCGAATAATCAGCATTGCTTGTTACCCCAATGCTACTTTCTTCTTGGTCAGAAAACCCTCCTCCATCAAGTGTTGAAACCTGTGAAGAGTGCCTgctatggtggtggtggtgattcaAGTTTTGCTGTTGTTTCTGCTTTGCAAGTGTTTGAATGTACCTATCAGATAAAGTGATGTAGCCATTGTATAAATCTTGCAAAAGGGAAAGTAACTGAGGCCTCTTTTGGTAATAAGACTCAGCTCTCTCTGCAAATGTGTCACCCACTTCTTCGTCTTCATTTTCTGTTGTCCCCATTGTCAGCACTTTCATCCTCTCCTCTAACTCTGCCATCACCAAAAGGTTTCAAATTCAAACATTAACTAACACAAgatcataatataataataatgttaatgCACACTCTTGTTACCTGATTTACTAAGTTCCATGGCTTCAAATATATAAGTAAAGGTCACAAATTTCTAACAAGGGTCTAATAATCAATGGGGTTcaccaagaaaaaataaaaggggTGGAGGGTAATATAGGGGTAGATGAGATCTCAAATGGGGTTGATGAGTAATTGAGGTCTAAGATAGTGACAGATTACTCAACAAGGACATTAAATATAATGCAAAGTAGTAAAAAAGTCcaatttaaaattgaattgaattgaattgaaatgtGGCTTCTTTATGGTCATATATCGAAGAAAGTTTTCTCTTTTATGATGCATATATAGGTAGGGTATGGTACTCTTGTACCTCTGCGTATCTCTGCCTCTAGTTTTAGGTGCAAGAGTCAACATCATTGTTCATTTGTACTACAACTGTGCATGTGCCACTGTTTAGGTTtagccagaaaaaaaaaaaaggtctatTTCTCtcacttttcaaattttttttctgttATAAGTAAATTATTTCTTTGTCGGACAATTTTGTCCTTTATATTTTCATTACATTCAAAATTCTCAAATCATATAACAAAAACTTtctgaaatttaaaatataataaattcatCCTTCATAATTTACAATTAGTTATTTTACCATTAGAAAAATCATTTTTGTACGTATACAAAAAAATGTCTGTCATCATTTTGTTTTTTAAGAATATCCATTGTATTTGCTAACTATATCCTTATAGTTTCAGTTTTCCAAATGATTGAAAAGAAAGAGCAATGCTAAGGACCAGCAATTTTTGTAATTGTTAGCCATtaattagccatcaatgatgatttgatggtgtgagattggtatgagattttatccaatggctcacctttctctgttggttacatgctggccaaaattcaataaaactgttggcaaaattcatcttttaattttgtttgatgtATTATTTATGTGGTTAAACTTGAACAATCAAATGATTAATTTCTAATTTATAGATTTCTTCTTACTTCTGTTTACTCGTAATaatgatttgttattttttaatttactaataatttaatatattaatatataatttgtatctAAATACATTAAATTATCTCAAGAATAAAAGATACTGGATTTGTTTGGGTactattaaattgataaaaaaatattttttaataaaaaatattttttattttttaacgtgtttagtaaattttaataataaaggtaaaaacactagaaaaattaaaaaaaaaaacatcttttttgagaaacTACATTACTTTTACAACTAGAAATTtaccaaacacgctaaaaaataaaaaaaatttcttcattgaaaatagattttttttatcaacttaatgTCGTCCAAACAagtacttatatttttttaaaagatcttttttctttaaaaaatatttttcacgtaATAAATAGACAAAAAATACCTTTACATAGCTAtactcaaacataattaataaataaaaagatctttttatacgagatatccaaatataaaattattttacatttctataaaatcttttagaaaaaataacttaaaaaaaatttcttaaaagtTCACTCAAATAAGCTCattaacaattaaattaaaaatagagaTTTACATATAGTTATCTTTACATAAAactgataattaaaaaattattaaataatttaataaatttaattaaattatcatctaatttttaattattaatttcacataaaaataactacacatgaatttttacttaaattaatttaggttaaaaagtaaaatatagcGTAACAAAATGAAGAAAAGATGGAAGGGGAATATGAGGGTAAAACGGAAAGGTGGGACATTTGAGATGACAAGAAAATCAAATATAGACTGCAACAAGGCATTACTGAAAAAGTGAGCTGTGACTGTGTCTACTACTGTGGACTGTGGTGTACGAGAAGATAATATGGGTCGTTTTGTCAAACATATCATATTCATATGcggtttcaaattttgaaaagaaagaatggaaggaaaagccaagcaaaaaaacaaaagggttatgCAACAGAGACAACGGTCCATAGCCAATTTGTGGTTGTTTTGGAGATTTTCTTTTTGACGAGTCAATGACTTAAGTGTACAATATGTATAATGTACTAAATTTTTAGTCTATGAATAAAATTAACATCAcacatactatccagaataactatTCGGATACCAGGGATAATAAGTTGATTTTGGGATTCACCAAAGAttgaacttttaacttttcggaTTTAGAACTCTAATATCATATCATAAACCCGCTCACCCCAAAAGCATAACCTAacaggacaatgtaacactaatgatcatatctctaatacttcctaaatcttcattgtacacattgtacgcttacaCCATTGATTTCCTGTATTTTCTCTTCCTTCAAAATCTATAAATGCAAATTTAAAAACGCTAAAGTTATACTACACCTACCTGCTGCCAGCAGTCACCTCTTGAAAAATGAGAAATTTTTTTACATTATAAATGGTTTATATTTTTtacacttttaaataaaaaagtaaatatatacaaaaattatatataaaaataatacatacaatatctttcgaaaaattaaaaaaagagtaaactatCGTTTTTGTTCTCAACGTTTGggataaatcctatttgtgtccctaacgtttaaatcgtcttatttgtatCCCTGACGtctgtaaaagtgattcaatgttatcctaccgtcaattacacatcataaacgctttagtttgagttttaaaaatctcttcttgaagttagaatacaaatatcttggatagaatcgatgatccactccaAAAAATAGcttatcaaaagttgaaactaattcctacaacatttacataattcacttttctagaaaCATAATCGAATCTAAACACAATAgtaggtataatattaaaatcaaacacatccaagtgaaacctaattaaaaatgaatacatccaagtgagaataattgaaaaaataatctgatttattagtataattgataataggataacattgaatcacttttataaacgttagggatacaaataggacgatttaaacgttagagacacaaataggacttacccaaacgttgaggacaaaaataatactttccTCTTAAAAAAAACATCCACATTCACAATGTTATATTTCCAACTTTTCAAGCTTTTCTCCCTCCACAATCAAAACAcaggaattttttttataaattaaaaaaatattatttcaagaaaaaaaatgagaccaTTATTTATTAAGatacaatttttttcttaacATTGCATGTAGTTTGCCCACTGAGTATGCGAAGTTCGCCTAGTAATTAGTACTTGGctaatcattttaaaattttaaattattcgaataaagttaaaataattaaaaaaataaaaatatatcaatacAATCTAAATCAtacaaattatatcaaattaggctGTAAAACACAATTtgtctaattttttgtttttttaataatgattttttatttatataaaaaaatcctCAAAACACAAGATATTGGAGGGCCAAAAGCCCAAAACAGATGAAAatgaaatatataataactaaataaattaataattaattaattattagtaactAGTAATATAATATTGTAAAAACATATGATGAATATAATAAGAGAGATATAGTTATACATTTAAACACAATATTACGTGTACATTAAAAAGTACATTCACTAGATATACAGATACCCAAAGTTGagatttactataaaaaataacttttaaaatagaAAGTTTGAAATTTAGTTAAAAAACTTT from Arachis hypogaea cultivar Tifrunner chromosome 10, arahy.Tifrunner.gnm2.J5K5, whole genome shotgun sequence includes:
- the LOC112715708 gene encoding kinase-interacting family protein isoform X2, which translates into the protein MELSKSELEERMKVLTMGTTENEDEEVGDTFAERAESYYQKRPQLLSLLQDLYNGYITLSDRYIQTLAKQKQQQNLNHHHHHSRHSSQVSTLDGGGFSDQEESSIGVTSNADYSDTESAISYQPQSNVVKLKHVNSSMSPILDLDVIVAELVMKNVECDVMVHEVGAMERKYCESSRKNELQKSLLEVLESERLVLLNENASLSYRVNTLVEENKELVSESAFVKRKAGELAKCVLKMREDHRVFMLHRKIEDLQAQIHGLEKRNKEYYERLLKRDNNNGVGDNGVCKGNKNNDVGGNGISLEVRVLRRFKWKDVGSVSSSSSTGSVSGRSFDDLKKNKNKKGTSLWKKLKNMDLILCGMNPTCA
- the LOC112715708 gene encoding kinase-interacting family protein isoform X1, coding for MEGVPNLLDMGKEKVISNGTLLSSSTKGFRDKSIIITNTNVIPSWLFTSISELEERMKVLTMGTTENEDEEVGDTFAERAESYYQKRPQLLSLLQDLYNGYITLSDRYIQTLAKQKQQQNLNHHHHHSRHSSQVSTLDGGGFSDQEESSIGVTSNADYSDTESAISYQPQSNVVKLKHVNSSMSPILDLDVIVAELVMKNVECDVMVHEVGAMERKYCESSRKNELQKSLLEVLESERLVLLNENASLSYRVNTLVEENKELVSESAFVKRKAGELAKCVLKMREDHRVFMLHRKIEDLQAQIHGLEKRNKEYYERLLKRDNNNGVGDNGVCKGNKNNDVGGNGISLEVRVLRRFKWKDVGSVSSSSSTGSVSGRSFDDLKKNKNKKGTSLWKKLKNMDLILCGMNPTCA